GCCGTACAATTGAAATGCCGATCTGAGTTCATGAACTTTTTAGACTTTACGAACTAGGAATTACTAGTTAATCCAAAAAATTCAAGACCGATTATTGTGTAGTCCACCACGAGAACAAAACtatccgctggtccaaaaacatattTTTGGACCAGAAAACTTATCTTCTAGTCCTATTCACGTGTGAGTGATATAAATTGCATTTTTCAAAAGccaaaactacccttccgtagaatAAGATGCATAACCAAATTCTATTTTACTTTCTCTGTAGCTCTTGAAGAAACCTCCGGGTATGAAAGGAGGAAAATTTCTCACtggaaaaatcataaaatctcATCAACAACAGTGAAAAAGCTAAGCCCTCCGCTAATCTCTCAAATTTTGATTTCAGGTAtattgttgtttcaaaatgaattgTTCTAGAAATTTCATTTTAGGAtttataaaaaaatcaaaattgatttttttttggttcatTTATCTGATTTGAAATTAGAGCGGAGATTTGTTATAAACGTTCTCATAGATTTTGtgtaaattttttaattttttagttaGTTCATCAAATTTGTCTTCTTCCAGTAATACTATATCATTTGAACAGATCCAACAAGATCCGCGAAGACATATTATTGATGGAAAACATAGTAATGTTACTTTCGATAAATTCCCTTATTATCTCAGGTAATAATCTTTTCATTTCCTCTGTTTtgatcaccttcttcttcaattttcaaaattttttgtTCAAAATTTTCATTTACGGTTAAATTTCAGACTCTTATGCTGAATTGGATTTCGATGGGGTTTTTTTACTTCGTAATTAATGACATGCAAACATATGAATCCTATTTATGATCATTATTTGCTAGTTTGATGCATTTACGACTTTGAGAATAACACAATGATATGTATaatggttgttgttgttttttcagTGCAATTGTCCGAGTTTGTCCATTTTGGTTTTTGTAGCCATTCATTTAAAATATGTTTATCTTGTCCAAGTTAGTGGatgtgaagaattttttttaaattattttgttaTGCTTGGATTTATTAATTTGAGGATCTCTGTGCATTTTCATgtgtatatttttatattttccttGTAGTGGATTTTGGTTCCGGAAGAGTTGCTTTTAGCAGTTCTTATAtgaataagtaaaaaaaaaaactaatggaGATTTTCTCCTTCAGATCCAGACATGTGCATTCCTATGTATGATCAAATGATACATATGTGTATGTACTGAATATAATATTCTCACTTGGAAAGTTTGTCAGTCATTTCAACCTCTAAACTAGATATCTACTAGGTTTTTACTATTGTCTTTTGTCAATTCagtagatatttttgttttcccCAGTACATGTATGTATGTAATGTAATATTTACTAGTTTTTACTAAGTACATACCTATATCTACTAGGTGTTTACTCAGaacatatcaatatctactaggctttcgtttcttattttcttcggtATATATTCATACGTACTAcaattttttgttttagttttgaaatttttgggtttttgttgaAAAATTGTTTACAGACATGAATTTATGCTTATATCTTACAGCAGCTATGAACCTTTAAGGAAATGAAACTAATGACTTTGTATTATTGTTATTAGGAAGATGGGGGTTATATTTACCTTGATGTATAATAGGAAGTCGTATCATTGAGGTTATGTTTACCTGAAATTGAGTTTCATAGGATTTTCGTTAGTAGGAATGTGGGGGTTTAACTGGTGAGTGGGTAGAAGCAATATACATGTTCaatggaagaattttttgatGATTGGGCAGGTGGTAGTAGAGCGAACTTAGAAACAACTGGTGCACAAAAGCTTGTTGTCTTTAGTACATGTATATATGTACTTTGATATTCATTTGAATTAGTGGTAGAgtgattattctcaaaaataataagGTTGTAGGTTATTGAACTGAAACCACTTGTTAAAGAGATTTCACTGATATACCATATTTTTTAGTAGCCTTCCTGAGTTTTCAGCGTTGTAAAATTATTCTGCTATATCATATGAGATTCATCAGCTTAAAGAAGTTTGAAAATTTTTGCTTATAATGTGGTACAAATTTGGGTCTAACGCAGTTTGTAattgcagaaaaaaaaaaagaaccaatagaagaaaaagaagctAAAGGGTGGTGTTGTAGACTCTAACAgatatatatcaatatgtaccaTGTTTTACCCAGTACATATCTATATGTACCGGTGTCAATGCTAAGCTTTGACTCTTTGTGTCCTATAAATTTGTGTTGTCTGATATGTTATAAGTATCCATTTTTGCTAAAATAATGCATGCTCTCTCAATAGAATGATGTGATACCATGTACATCCTTCCAAGTGCTATTGTGAGTATTTAGACCATTAACCTCTCAAACTCTAAGGGTATTCTAGCTTAAACCCTTGCACACTGCTTGACAATTTTGATTCCAGAACTAAATATAGTTTCATTTTACCCTTTATTTTTGGTCACACTTTGGAAACTGTCTTTGGTTCTATGCATCATGTTTGtcttgaatttgatttttcataTAGTTTCTATGTATCTTTAAGTAACACTAAACTGATTATGTTTTTACTAATATGCAGTTGTTATCTAGTTTGTTTTACTCAGTATATTTCAATATCTTCAATACATGTGTATACATGCTGcaattttctgttttgatttaatttttatttttgggattttgttcaaaaattgatttcaaatATATGAATTTCTGcctattataggggttatatcTTACAATAGCTATGAACCTATATGAGAGTGACCATTAGAAAGAcatctattttttaaatttacctGGTTAATTTATTTagatattgttttgtttttgcagcTGAATTTTCTGAATATATCCAAGTAGGGGGTGGCAGGAATGGTGGTGGTAGTAAGAACAAGGAATTTGCGACCTATGGTCATAACAGATGGAAGCATTGTGGATATCGTTCCGTCGTCAGATGCCCGCAGAACTCATGTTATGTCTCAGATAAATGCACAGTTTATTTATAAGAATGAAAGACTCACAAAATTTGTGGACATAAATATCTACTGCAGAATTTGTTCTATCTAGTAGTCTCCGGACTGCATCAACATTCTCCCTCATTTCTTTGCAAAAGAGACTCATTTTGATAGTGCACTTAACAATATGGGGGAATTTATTTCACTCTCATCATTCCTGCAAAAGTTGCACAATGACGTCCTTGGAAAATGGAGATCCATAGTTTCTAATGTCGGTCTTTCAGTAGTTCTGATACTCGGTACTTATACAAAATATTAgaattgcaaagaagaagaaaaccagaaACATCAACATAAATCGTTGGATGGAGTTGATTTTCGCATCTCAAAAGGGATGATATCTCTGTATCTTACTTTTTCATTCATGAGAGAGTACAATATCTGTAAACAATCCCAATTAATAGCTAAACTATATAAGATTTTCATTGTGTTGATTTTCTAGCATTCTTGAGAGTTCTATTtacgtttatattttttttatatcccTGGTATATAGTGATGAAGTGCATGTTATACAATAAAACAGACTTGATATTACTTGACAAATACTTGACATTATAACTGCAAACTTCATTGTAGACATAATGGACAAAAAAGTGCGTACATTTTATCCAAAAAGATGTTGTCATCTTCCTGCAAAcaaaactaggaacccaattaaaAAAACAATCTAAAAGTACTAAAATCTTAATGTTCTCAAAACTTTCTTAAATCTCCTTTGGTGCCATCTTCTTGCAGGTGTTGTAGTTCAAAAAGGTGGTCAGAGTTTAATATCATGATCAtgtataaataataaaattatagtTCATTCACAGGTATATCTTATGATCCATAACAACAAGCACATTACTTTAACAGAAATGTATGAAGACACAATTCTAATGCAACAATTTTTTTCCTGAGCAAAATaacaaagagttttttttttctttagcaaGGTAATACATATGTAATCTGAGTATCCAATAGTACCTATAAATATGTACTGATGGATCTTTCTTCTTTTACTGGATTGACAAGAGTCACTAGCTTGTAAAGTTCTCGCATACTGATATGTAATCTGAGTATTCAGTAGTACCTATCAATATGTACTGATGTTTGTTCATGCATAAAAGAGATTTTTTACACATTGAATGTCAATATGTATTGATATCTATTCAAGCATAAAGAGTTTTTTTACacagtacatgtcaatatgttCTACATAATACATGCCAATATGTAATATTAAATCATACAAACAACATTAATCTACATAATGATACGTACCAATGCATATCCAAGCATAAAAGAGGGTTGTACATGCCAATATGTACTATTATATTATACACAAAACACTAATTAACTATCCATATATATCCAAACAATACATATTGACACTTTAAGGTAATGAGAGTTGGTTGAAAACAAAGTAAGAAGAATACATCAAGTACATGGTGATATGTACTGATGTATGTGTACTTCAAAAGTATCTGTTCAACAACACTACATATCCATCAGTATTcgacaatacatattgatatgtacctgATGCATATGCAATCCAAGTATTcgataatacatattgatatgtagcgcTGATGAATTCTACTTGTATTCAACAATACAATACATATTGCTATGTATTGTATTAACACATACTGCATATTATTTCTTTGGTATTCAAggatacatattgacatgtactacATCAACGAATCACTTTTTCCTAAGCACATTTCGATATGTCCAAGCATAAACTATGCTAGGATTATATACAGGTAATATCATCAAGTAATCACTCTTTCCCTtactacatatttatatgtattcaAGCATGAACTAAGGGTTTAGAAAAAATCTGAAAACTCCTAAATTTATATATGCcaaacttgaattttttttgtgaaacttccaatattccactacacagacaaaaaccccaaattcataTCAGTAACAATAAAATTAGtaattttgtaacaaaaatttacaaaaaaaaatacgaACCCTAAGAAATAAAacttgaagaagatcaagaaaatTACAACAAATACCTGTTAAATAGCTTCAAAATATGTTATGCTAATTACAGTATATACTGATATGCATTGCACCAACGAATTGATGTTAATATGAGATTGAAAACATTAATTTTTCGATTAACAtcaatttcttcaagaaaaacttgaaactgaaaaaccctagttttgatgtaaaattgaaattgaaaaacttAAAACATACCTTAATTATATATAAACCCATATCATAATCAGCATCAATAAAATCTTCTTCATTAACATTAGTTTCTTCAAGAGTATCTAAGATCCACACGATTTTTCAAATTTTCCGTAACTTGTTTGattttttattgttgtttttttgaatctagggttttgattttcttttctctggaGAAGACTGAAaaactgatgaagaagaagaatgaaatgtcgacgaaaacaagaagaaagatgattttttttgtagcgtgttttcttctcttcttgtgACACGCGTGTTATTAGGGTTACCTTGGTAATTTTATGCTTTTTGAAAATTTGTTGGACCAGCCATCAAATATTTTATCCCGCTGGACTATATATTAACCCGGATCGGGTTTTGTGCACTAAATAGCAAATTTCTTCTTTACGAACTATACACGTTTTTACGGATCCGAACTAGAATCGGTTGAATCCATTCGGCCCATATTCTCCGAACAAACAACTAATGGGCTTAATATCTCTTCTTAAGGCCCGGACACTAATTCTCCCTTCGAATGATTtgttgggaccatggttttatttttagtaagacatttaaaagtaaatctaggtcaccccttatctagatatttatattaatacctaaactaccctcctgattaattttgagtaatgattagtgaaatcattagtgaaatgattaagctaaagaagtagaattattgagagagtaaaattagagaagatgaagaagaaaaacatggaaaataatttttttttccaattcactaagcttgagtattcaagtgatgatagctcattcgattcttcatctccatcctctcctagagtatttgttaatcttcacaatgatctgaatatgtgttatttcttagatggtgaatgtattcttccacaaactcaatctcaagatgaaaatgatggattttaccaaccacaaccgggggaagagtatttgggtccccaagtatgcttcaaacttagataatggtggttgaatcggtccaaatattcataaaactgtaaatttttataaaaaattcctgctaggttcaggtagttcgattaccaagtgtgaagaacaggtaaccgaacgCGGAGTTCGATTAATAAATGTCAAGAACATATAACCGAACacagagttcagtttctttcttcaaacacgCAGGTAGTCGAACTTTAGTAATAAGATTTACATATGTATGTTCGGTTAGTtagcaaacttcaacgcaaccaagttcccaaccaaacagcaggttaaaagtaacctagtattagaagttcggttggttcgcaaacttcaacatattctgcgaatcaaccaaactgggcttatatatgcatatatgcaattaggcaaacattcggttactacgaaatttatttcttggcgaattaggtagagttcggttacgaagtttcaaaggtagagttcggttacaaagaaaacttaacatttttgcgaacgaaccgaacttttggatttctcattatttcgtaaactaaagttcggtgatatccttattttgcgaaggaaccgaacttatggacttgtgttgttctaatacaaggggttcggttaaaagtattttttgcgaatcaactgaACTCTGAGTtcgattaagaaaaaaataattcgtgataaccgaactttttgcgacgaaaccgaacgttttgcgacgtaaccgaacttttctctgaaaaaaatctCCATTAaatttctctgcaacttccattttcaactcattttgatgattacttctcatttattcaaccaaaaacgaatgacaagtaatgggtttgtgagaatatctttgttaatgttttaaattaagttatatataAAGAGGTGGCGGTgattggtggtggtaatcggcggtggtgggtgtggtggtgggaggaggtggtggttatatatatatatataggtggttactaggttgattttaaattaaattaggttaaggataggttagtcatttcaacgctttaagacaccccttataactatagggagaGGGTGGCTAATAAAATCATGATCctctcaaaaaaaccatggtccctaaaaaatcattctagaATAAGACCAGTTGTTAACCGTAATACCAAATCATTGATTATGGCATACTGAGTCAAAAGTGATTAAGTCGCGCAGGAACAACTTCTTTTTCCTATGTTCGATTAATTCTTGATTAAAGGGAATAGATTAGACTATTGAATAACGATTTAAGGTAAAAggaataaaatatataaataaccaAAAGAATCATTAAAAATTAGTTAACAAATTAGTAGCTTATCACTTTAGTTATTTGGAAACAGTGAGTTGCATGGGAATGTCATTTGTTGTTGATAAAAGAGTAACTCCCGCAGCAGccgtgtgaacacgtaaatcacgaaggcatctatacgTTCACAAATAATGTTCGCATTCTATGTAcctagagctgtcaaacgggcaagctagggtcaacccggccctagcttgacAAGCTACGGACGGGTTAGGATCAACCCTAGCCCTAATACTGTTCATGTACAAgcccaaaaccccaaccctagcgcTAGATGGGTTGGCTCTGACGGGTTGCTGGTTGGCTGGTAAATTTGACTTTATTAATTTTGTGCTAAAAATATGAATACTGAAAACAGATTACAGATTCCACAATACAACTAAAACATGATTGAAATGAACCAAACCAAAGTTGTGGAGTGGAATACATATAGACATAGTTACATacatatataaaaccaaaaaaaaatacaaacttcCACTTTTACTGCCTACCAGTTTACCACAGTATCACCTACTAAAAGTCTAAAACACTTCATCACTACACTAGTGAAAAGGAGACCATAATAACAACCAATTCCTGCACAAAAAGTATCATATTCATTAATAAGGAATTAAGGATATAGGATAGGTCCAGGATTGTGATTCATATAAGTATCCTCAAAGTGACAGTAACTATTATCTATGTTTGTCCTTTTATATACAAAAGTGGGCAAACTGAAGTACAAACCGAAGCTACCGTCTACTGAACTGACTTTGAAATCTTGAATCACAACCTAAACCCTCATATGCAGtcacatatacaatatatatcGTTAGTGTCTCCCTtcatatttatacaaaaaatagGAGACAGTCATAATATCATATTGAAGTCCAAAATATTTCCTAAATCAGTGCCCAAAAAATGTTCTTTTTCCATGTATCTTTGTAATTTTGTGTCTAGAAGTGTATCACTTCAAGATGCTCCAGtatgaatctgtaatttccagaaaaaagtatatcaaacaaaAGGATGTGTTAATGTAAATAAATAGAATTTTCATAATTACCCGCTTTATATCGCTGAAGTACAgatactaattagacgcataagaacttactgcctcattgttgtttgctggctCAAATGCCAATACATCCTCACTAATATCATTATATTTCACTTCCTCAACATCAGTTGATGCAGCTCCTACATATAATTGAAAATAAGTAATTATGaatctcatatattgttaaataGACTTACAACTAATTTTAAATATTACTCAAGACACTTAGCCTCTTACCGATTCCATATatccaatcacgagttgttatcaaTGCCTCGGCACTTTCAGGTGATAAGGAGCTGCGATATCTGTCAAGTACCCTTCCCCCAAGGCTAAATGCAGATTCCGAAGCAAcagttgaaataggaattgataAAATATCGGTTGCCATTCTTGTAAGATTAGGGTATCGTAGTTCTTGGCTTCTCCAATACTTCAAGATGTCAAAATCAGTTGACATTGATCCTGATGACTCACTTAGATATTGTTCTAGTTCTGACTTGTCAGATTGTTGACCACCATTTTTTTTTGCCGCGGCAAATTCCTGCATCAAAAAACTTCAACAATTAACTACCAGTTCTATATGGACAGTTATAGAAATGTTCAAGCAGTTAAAACTTAAAGAAATATCACCTGCATAAAAGCACTTCCATTGCGTCCAGAATTCCCACCATTTACAGTACCCGAATTCTGAGTTTCATTGGTTGTCGAACCTCTTAAAGTTGACGTATGATACTCTTTATAGAGTGCCGCCATCCTTTTTCTAATAATATCAACTTCCTTCTTCATTTCACGCTCAACAGGATACACCTTTTCTAAAGTAAACTCTACAAATTCAAACTTCAATCGAGGGTCTAAAACGACTGCCATTGCCAATATTGGACTCAATTTTTTCCAAtacttggcaaatttttcttgcattttcttcGCCATGTTTCTGATGAACTCAATGTCATTAGTTGTCTCTTGATCTAATAATACTTTAATCTGACAAaccccatcaaaataaaaattagaagTAGGATACTTGTTTCCAGAGAATAGAGTCGTGAGGTCATAAAAGACCTTGAGAAACTTCGTGACCACTTTGATTTGCTCCCATTCTTCCCCATTAGGAGACTCTGCATAGTCAGGGTCCACCAACCTCAAATGAGTGAAGACTTTTTCATACGAAATACAACTTTGCAACATAATATAAGTAGAATTCCATCTTGTCGAACACCCATCTTTACTGACATTCCTAAATCGCTGACAGTATCCaagaaattttgttttcttctttgtgaACCTTTAAGGTACTTCACTGCTAACCTTATCTTGATTACTGCTGGATCAATCTCTGTCAGTCCATCTCTTACAATAAGATTTATTATGTGAGCACAAcaccttatatgaaagtttctttTCCCAGTATCCGACATAACATTCCTTGCAATGAATCGACTCTTCATTATCTTAACACATGAAGTATTTGATGCAGCGTTATCCAAAGTGATGCTAGTTACTTTTCCTTCAATTCCCCAATCATTTAACATCAGAAATAACTTATCTGAAAGTGCTTGACCAGTATGGGGTGGTGGCAAtggagaaaaatttaaaagaaacttCTGCAATACccaatcttgatcaacaaagtgtaCTGTTAAACTTATGTATCCAGTGGTGTTGACGGAggtccacatgtctgatgttagacataTTTTACCTGGAGCACATTGTAATTTcttgcgaataacttctttttggAACTTATGCATTTTAAGAATATCAGACCTTGTAGTATTCCTTGATATGGTTTCAACATCGACATTCATATAActacataactccctaaattcagTCCATTCTACACAATTAAAGGGGAGATTTTTACCAATAATTAGTCTTGCAACTAAATCCCGAAACTTTGATTGATCTATTTTGCGTGCACGAGTAGCCAGTTTTCCATTATTTGTAGATAACAAAAGTTTCCCCACATCTTGCATCTTCAGTCTAGGGCACTTCTTTAAATGCCTTGACATAGTTGATGTTCCTCCTTTCTGACTGTCATAAGCATATTCCTTCCTAAAATGCTTGCACGTAGCCTTTTCTTTACCATCTTTGTCTCGTGACCAATCAAAATCATTCCATACTTTTGAtgtaaatttctttttctttgaagcaTGCTCTTGACTTGTCATCGACTCTACTACTGAtatcctcttcactcatgacatcGTCATGGTCTTGTTCAACTGACATTTTAGGAAGCTAcataaagaattcaaaaatcaaaattagtaaGCCTTGAGCTACATCACAGGGGACTAGAGCTGTCAATAATTAAAATCCCAACAAGTACACATCCCAAACCggcaaaggcaaagccaacaaaagtatgcttttttacactttcatgtaagccaaaataaaacatgtgctttctgattctgacatgctgcatatggagttcatttccatTTTCAGAATCAGTAAACCTTTGTAATTCAAATAAATATTCACAAGCATAACGTAAGCAAGctatgcattattaatttattataaaTTGACATTAAGAGATAGATTGACATTAAGAGACATGAGTTAACAATAAATGACACAAATTCGTGAAAAGGGTATTGTGGTTCTAAGAATCATTTCCACAAACACCTAACAGTACTTAAAACAAGTTATGCATTAAAAACTTATAACTACTCACTTAGATTAGGAAAGTAGAAGTAAAATCATCGGCCAATTTTTCCTATTCTTCTTCAACGGTAGTCTAAAGAAAGCCCTAACCCatgaaaatcaaacaaatagttagaaaattttttaaaaaaaaaaagatcattaaaGTTAAACTTAAAGATCAAAATCTAATCTATAACTTAGAAGTGaaaaaacaacctaaaggatAAAACTTGGTTAGTTGATTACGAGTAAAGCCCTAACCCTAACccctgaaaatcaaacagaataacagatagttagaaaattaaaaaaaagatcATTATAGTTAAACAGTAAACTTAAAGATCAAAGATtcaaaatctaatctagaacTTAGAATAGAAAAAACAACCCTATTTAGTTTTAAGTTAGAAAAAGAGACGAACTCACGAACACGAATACGGAATACCTCTGCAGCTCTGCTCTGCCTCCACCCTCCAGTCCAGATCTAAAACTTAAGAGAagttttctgatttctctttctttggaaaacttagataaGAATGAGAAGTACCCGGTTACCTGGGTAGCAGGTAAAATACTACCGATACCTCCTATTCTAGGTTACTATCATAATTGAACGGGTTGGCTGGTAACCCGCGGGTTAgacctagcccggcttgttttctatTAGGGTCAGATATAACAGACCTAGCCCGGCCCGTTTAGGAAACAAGCCCAGCCAatccgggttgaaacaagccgggctagggtcaacccgcgggCCGGGTTACTAATTGACAGCTCTATATGTACCCACTCGTGCTGATGAAATGATTGtactgattccttggctcaaaaccttcgggtttatcatagcctcatctaatatcatcactagaggcgttcacatagaggaagataaagaaaacgtagTACAAAAGTAAAATCCGTGGAGTATCAAATGAACGTATAGTActaaaatgtaaataagactcggatttacgtggttcagcactaaggcctacatccatggGGTTGTCATTTTCACTATgcattgatgattacagaggtagtcgaatgactttggagtttacataggtctgtgaaTTGTAAAAGATAAACTTACACTTACAATTCTTCTCTCTCCCCTTTCTCCACTctttttttccgatccccttactcttggtggagagggggtatttatagggttagattgtgggacccgtttctgagggccgttagaaccttatcttcttgtgctttgtgtccatcacgcggaggtattCGTTCATTACTTAATCACGCAGAgtaatcctcgttcgttccacaggttgatcgaaaCGTATACTGCTAATattgtttaatgcgggtagttgagacgcatgctcgtgtcagacaagtgtcttctgcctctgttacatccatgtcagttaaccttctcttcaccgttgatcttagcttattttggggatgagataaagtaactcttcgggagttatttggtgctccgcagtacatcgtgttttcgatacatcttttaacttcttcccttagatttgttcgagcaaagatccgacgtcgacgagacgggcttcttggctgtgggcgtgtgtcatcatgttttaatgacattgtccgcatgctctccacgtgtcttcctgtatacacgtgtttgatgatgaaatatgtacacacaatttgccccttttcttcgggcttgagtgtttagtgagagtattgaagaaaacagacgttacatattcttcctctctcctaataacttctcctagatacttgggcatgtttcttacttgtgcattaactgctcatttaacgggcacgtttcccattcctcctttaacttctttctctttctttcgagtatattaaggagagaagaaaaattaatttcattcaacgttccacaaaattaatttcattctccctgtcagtattcattctttgttcttgaaCCATTAAATTCTCTATGTCCCTAGCATTAAccacgctcgtttcttctttgtttctggtttgttgtcttctttcgggattttgtttgtggtggtaaggtttcttttcttcgtttctaTAGTTTTAagttgtgttgattgtaaattttttgctgctgtcgtcccttgtttgtgatgaag
This portion of the Papaver somniferum cultivar HN1 chromosome 11, ASM357369v1, whole genome shotgun sequence genome encodes:
- the LOC113324062 gene encoding zinc finger BED domain-containing protein RICESLEEPER 2-like, with amino-acid sequence MTSQEHASKKKKFTSKVWNDFDWSRDKDGKEKATCKHFRKEYAYDSQKGGTSTMSRHLKKCPRLKMQDVGKLLLSTNNGKLATRARKIDQSKFRDLVARLIIGKNLPFNCVEWTEFRELCSYMNVDVETISRNTTRSDILKMHKFQKEVIRKKLQCAPGKICLTSDMWTSVNTTGYISLTVHFVDQDWVLQKFLLNFSPLPPPHTGQALSDKLFLMLNDWGIEGKVTSITLDNAASNTSCVKIMKSRFIARNVMSDTGKRNFHIRCCAHIINLIVRDGLTEIDPAVIKIRLAVKYLKGSQRRKQNFLDTVSDLGMSVKMGVRQDGILLILCCKVVFRMKKSSLI